A genomic region of Saccopteryx bilineata isolate mSacBil1 chromosome 1, mSacBil1_pri_phased_curated, whole genome shotgun sequence contains the following coding sequences:
- the ICAM4 gene encoding intercellular adhesion molecule 4 — MFLFNKKNAFFFNRFIFILKYPLIFVSGLFQGSWPSRSLCLSGWGRGGGAVGSLIYRACFGFLATVPQLGLLAMGFLLPLSLLLLLAAAYPGGPRARRRGAARTQSPGVSSSAPSATTAPFWVRISPKFMAVPPGSSVWLNCSSSCPLLEGSTLHTGLRRGQTLSGPSWVSFQLLDIRAWSSDVHCFVTCSGVTRGATARINAYKRPHSVILEPPVLKGSEYTLRCHVTHVFPVGFLVVTLQHGGRVIYSESLERFTGLDLANVTLTHVLRARPHDFCQPVTCHARLNLDGLVVRSSSAPMTLKFLAWSPTSKALTSTSITALVIILLIVGASYLRKYLLMQSPA; from the exons atgttcttgtttaataaaaaaaatgcttttttctttaatcgtttcatattcattttgaaatatcccctaatttttgtgagcggtttATTTCAGGGCTCCTGGCCCTCTAGGAGCCTCTGTCTCTCTGGGTGGGGTCGAGGAGGCGGGGCTGTGGGCTCCCTTATCTACAGAGCCTGCTTTGGCTTCCTGGCGACTGTCCCTCAGCTCGGGCTCCTTGCCATGGGGTTTCTGCTCCCGCTCTCGCTGCTGCTTTTGCTGGCGGCAGCCTACCCGGGAGGCCCCAGGGCGCGGAGGCGCGGGGCTGCACGGACGCAAAGCCCAGGAGTCAGCTCTTCTGCGCCCTCAGCTACCACCGCGCCGTTCTGGGTGCGCATAAGCCCCAAATTCATGGCCGTGCCGCCGGGGAGTTCAGTATGGCTCAACTGTAGTAGCAGCTGCCCCCTGTTGGAAGGTTCCACCCTGCATACTGGGCTGCGGCGGGGCCAGACGCTCAGCGGGCCCAGCTGGGTCTCCTTCCAGCTCCTGGATATTAGGGCCTGGAGCTCCGACGTGCACTGCTTCGTCACCTGCTCAGGAGTAACGCGGGGGGCCACGGCCAGGATCAACGCCTACA AACGGCCACACAGCGTGATTCTGGAACCTCCAGTTTTAAAGGGCAGTGAGTACACTCTGCGCTGCCACGTGACGCACGTGTTCCCAGTGGGCTTCCTGGTGGTAACCCTGCAGCACGGCGGCCGGGTCATCTACTCCGAGAGCCTGGAGCGCTTCACAGGCCTGGATTTGGCTAACGTGACGCTGACTCATGTGTTGAGGGCTAGGCCCCACGATTTTTGTCAGCCCGTGACCTGCCACGCGCGCCTCAATCTCGACGGCCTGGTGGTCCGCAGCAGCTCAGCTCCCATGACGCTGAAATTCTTGG CTTGGAGCCCAACGTCCAAAGCCTTGACTTCCACCTCCATCACAGCCCTTGTGATTATTCTTCTCATCGTGGGGGCCTCCTATCTTCGAAAGTACCTACTGATGCAGTCCCCTGCGTAG